A stretch of the Haloplanus aerogenes genome encodes the following:
- a CDS encoding DUF7563 family protein has translation MPVCNDCGGFVTSRFARVFRDNENDVYGCRSCLPVTALVEGHASRDTS, from the coding sequence ATGCCTGTATGCAACGACTGCGGTGGGTTCGTAACGTCACGATTTGCCCGCGTCTTCAGGGACAACGAGAACGATGTCTACGGCTGCCGCAGCTGTCTGCCAGTCACAGCACTGGTCGAAGGACATGCGTCACGGGATACCTCGTGA
- a CDS encoding hemolysin family protein: MVDLISLGGLLLAFFLVIMNGVFVAAEFAFVKVRPTQVNALVERGKPGAALVQDVIQNLDDYLAVSQLGITLSSLGLGWIGEPAVAALIEPVLGQLLPAGTVHLVAFVLGFGFITFLHVVFGELAPKTFAIQEAPRIALLVAPLMKFFYYVFVPGIIVFNGTANYFTRLAGVSPASESEETHTEEEIRMILTRSEETGHIDIDEVEMIESVFELGDTIAREIMIPRPDVETVPASMSLPDLRSVAATGTYTRYLVLDKDGDQPLGFVHAKDILRASATETDSGESLTARDLARAVLTVPETRRIDAILADFQTRGEGQMAVVVDEWGVFEGIVTIEDILEEIVGDIQDEFDTAAQQPSIEKRDDGAYVVDGGVPIQDVNDRLDTRFTSDDVETIGGLVFSRLGRVPEVGDQIDANGYVLQVEAVDDTRIERLVIREQ, translated from the coding sequence ATGGTAGATCTGATTTCTCTGGGCGGACTACTTCTCGCGTTCTTTCTCGTTATCATGAACGGGGTCTTCGTAGCTGCGGAGTTCGCGTTCGTGAAAGTCCGGCCCACACAGGTCAACGCGCTCGTCGAACGCGGCAAACCGGGGGCGGCACTCGTGCAGGACGTCATCCAGAATCTGGACGACTATCTGGCCGTCAGTCAACTCGGCATCACGCTCTCCTCGCTCGGTCTCGGCTGGATCGGCGAGCCGGCCGTGGCAGCGCTCATCGAACCCGTCCTCGGCCAGTTGCTTCCCGCGGGGACGGTCCATCTCGTCGCGTTCGTCCTCGGGTTCGGCTTCATCACGTTCCTCCACGTGGTGTTTGGCGAACTCGCACCGAAGACGTTCGCCATCCAGGAGGCCCCGCGTATCGCGCTCCTCGTCGCCCCGCTCATGAAGTTCTTCTACTACGTGTTCGTGCCCGGCATCATCGTCTTCAACGGGACGGCCAACTACTTCACCCGCCTCGCCGGCGTCTCGCCAGCATCCGAAAGCGAGGAAACACACACCGAAGAGGAGATTCGGATGATCCTCACGCGGTCCGAGGAGACGGGACACATCGACATCGACGAGGTCGAGATGATCGAGAGCGTCTTCGAACTCGGCGACACGATCGCTCGCGAGATCATGATTCCGCGCCCTGATGTCGAGACCGTACCCGCCTCGATGTCGCTTCCGGATCTCCGGTCGGTCGCGGCGACGGGAACCTACACACGCTATCTCGTGCTCGACAAGGACGGCGATCAGCCACTCGGATTCGTTCACGCGAAGGACATCCTGCGAGCGAGTGCAACCGAGACGGATTCGGGAGAGTCGCTCACTGCGCGTGACCTCGCCCGAGCAGTCCTCACGGTCCCGGAAACGCGTCGGATCGACGCGATCCTCGCCGACTTTCAGACCCGTGGGGAAGGCCAGATGGCCGTCGTCGTCGACGAGTGGGGCGTCTTCGAGGGCATCGTGACCATCGAAGATATCCTCGAAGAGATCGTGGGCGACATTCAGGACGAATTCGATACCGCGGCGCAGCAGCCGTCCATCGAGAAGCGGGACGACGGCGCGTACGTCGTCGACGGAGGGGTCCCCATTCAGGACGTGAACGATCGGCTCGACACTCGATTCACGAGTGACGACGTCGAGACGATCGGTGGACTCGTCTTCAGTCGCCTCGGCAGAGTTCCCGAAGTGGGCGATCAGATCGATGCGAACGGGTACGTCCTTCAGGTCGAGGCTGTCGACGACACTCGAATCGAACGGCTCGTGATTCGAGAGCAATAG
- a CDS encoding CobW family GTP-binding protein translates to MHDDTTIPITLISGPLGAGKTTLVNRLLNDPGDRRIAVVVNDMGEVNVDAELLDRETDDGVIDLSNGCICCRLQDDLVTEVTRLADERSFDYLVVEASGISEPIPIARTLTVGTEERRLPDRFRLDTTVSVVDAYGFWKAFDPSASLPDAASAPERPLTEVLVDQIEFCDVLLLNKCDMVPDDELDAVEESIRELQPRAELHRTTHSEVDPAVVLGTGRFDFEEAKRQQGWKRALAAAEAGEAEGHGHDHDDRPAAVAHGVESFVYRRERPFHPKRFDDWLDEWEGDIVRLKGFAWVTSRPATVLGVSQAGPAVQAGPLGEWGDDTPGTRLVIIGRNLDTDAITAALDSCLADESEREVSADADPFPR, encoded by the coding sequence ATGCACGACGACACGACGATTCCGATCACGCTCATCAGCGGGCCGCTCGGCGCCGGCAAGACGACGCTCGTCAATCGCCTCCTGAACGATCCGGGGGACAGACGCATCGCCGTCGTGGTCAACGACATGGGGGAGGTGAACGTCGACGCCGAACTGCTGGATCGGGAGACCGACGACGGCGTGATCGACCTCTCGAACGGGTGTATCTGTTGTCGTCTGCAGGACGACCTCGTGACCGAAGTGACTCGGCTCGCCGACGAGCGCTCGTTCGACTACCTCGTCGTCGAGGCTTCCGGAATCAGCGAGCCGATCCCCATCGCGCGGACGCTGACGGTCGGAACCGAGGAGCGGCGACTCCCGGATCGGTTCCGCCTCGACACCACCGTCTCGGTCGTTGACGCCTACGGGTTCTGGAAGGCGTTCGATCCGTCGGCGTCGCTTCCCGATGCGGCATCGGCCCCCGAACGACCGCTGACGGAGGTCCTCGTCGATCAGATCGAGTTCTGTGACGTACTCCTGTTGAACAAATGCGACATGGTTCCGGACGACGAACTCGACGCCGTCGAGGAGTCGATCCGGGAACTCCAGCCGCGCGCGGAACTCCACCGAACGACCCACTCCGAGGTCGACCCGGCGGTCGTCCTCGGCACCGGACGGTTCGACTTCGAGGAGGCGAAGCGCCAGCAGGGGTGGAAGCGAGCGCTCGCCGCAGCCGAAGCGGGCGAAGCGGAGGGACACGGCCACGATCACGACGACCGGCCGGCGGCCGTCGCCCACGGCGTCGAGTCGTTCGTCTACCGCCGAGAGCGACCGTTCCACCCCAAGCGGTTCGACGACTGGCTCGACGAGTGGGAAGGGGACATCGTCCGCCTCAAGGGCTTCGCGTGGGTGACGAGTCGGCCGGCGACGGTTCTCGGCGTGAGTCAGGCAGGGCCGGCCGTACAAGCAGGGCCGCTCGGCGAGTGGGGTGACGACACCCCGGGGACGCGACTCGTGATCATCGGCCGGAATCTCGATACCGACGCGATTACGGCCGCGCTCGACAGCTGTCTGGCCGACGAATCGGAGCGCGAGGTGTCGGCCGACGCCGACCCCTTCCCGCGCTAA
- a CDS encoding glutathione-independent formaldehyde dehydrogenase, with protein sequence MDAVVYKGPHEVAVEEVDEPTIEHPNDVLIDITTTCICGSDLHMYEGRTAAEPGIVFGHENMGIVSEVGEAVSSLEVGDRVVAPFNVACGHCENCENGKTGFCTNVNPGFAGGAYGYVAMGPYTGGQAEKLRIPYADFNALQLPKGDDHEDAFSLLADVFPTGWHGIELANFEPGDSVAVYGAGPVGLMAAYSAKIRGAADIYVVDRVPSRLALAEEHCDATTINFEEGDPVEQIKAAHGGGVDCGVDAVGYQAVDAEREGGSAYDPARENPAVVINNLIRTVKPTGELGIPGLYVPEDPGAPDDMAAQGRIGIDFGLLFEKGQALGTGQCNVKEYNRQLRDLIIEGRADPSWLVSHRVGLEEAPEMYEAFDNREEGVTKVLLEP encoded by the coding sequence ATGGACGCCGTCGTCTACAAGGGACCACACGAGGTGGCGGTCGAGGAGGTCGACGAACCGACGATCGAACACCCCAACGACGTCCTGATCGACATCACGACGACGTGTATCTGCGGCTCCGATCTCCACATGTACGAGGGACGGACGGCCGCCGAACCGGGGATCGTCTTCGGTCACGAGAACATGGGTATCGTCAGCGAGGTGGGCGAGGCAGTGTCGAGCCTCGAAGTCGGCGACCGCGTCGTCGCTCCGTTCAACGTCGCCTGTGGACACTGTGAGAACTGCGAGAACGGGAAGACCGGCTTCTGTACGAACGTCAACCCCGGCTTCGCCGGCGGCGCGTACGGCTACGTCGCAATGGGGCCGTACACGGGCGGACAGGCCGAGAAGCTCCGCATCCCCTACGCCGATTTCAACGCACTCCAGTTGCCGAAGGGTGACGACCACGAGGACGCGTTCTCGTTGCTCGCGGACGTCTTCCCGACCGGGTGGCACGGAATCGAACTCGCGAACTTCGAACCCGGCGACTCGGTCGCCGTCTACGGCGCCGGGCCGGTCGGGCTGATGGCCGCCTACAGCGCGAAGATCCGGGGTGCCGCCGACATCTACGTCGTCGACCGCGTCCCGAGTCGGCTGGCGCTCGCCGAGGAACACTGCGACGCGACGACCATCAACTTCGAGGAGGGCGACCCCGTCGAGCAGATCAAAGCCGCCCACGGCGGCGGTGTCGACTGTGGCGTCGACGCCGTCGGCTACCAGGCCGTCGACGCGGAAAGAGAGGGCGGATCCGCCTACGATCCGGCCCGCGAGAACCCCGCAGTCGTCATCAATAACCTCATTCGGACGGTCAAACCAACCGGCGAACTCGGCATTCCCGGACTCTACGTGCCGGAGGATCCCGGCGCACCGGACGACATGGCCGCACAGGGCCGCATCGGCATCGACTTCGGACTCCTCTTCGAGAAGGGGCAGGCGCTCGGCACGGGCCAGTGTAACGTCAAGGAGTACAACCGCCAGCTCCGGGACCTGATCATCGAGGGGCGTGCCGATCCCAGCTGGCTGGTCTCACACCGGGTCGGCCTCGAAGAGGCGCCGGAGATGTACGAGGCCTTCGACAACCGCGAGGAGGGCGTGACGAAAGTGCTGCTCGAACCGTAG
- a CDS encoding GlcG/HbpS family heme-binding protein translates to MVQSVTLDTAKELIDAAERKAEEIDNPMVIAVTNSEGNLVAQRRMDGAWLASVSISRNKAYTSAALDMPTHELAEPSEPGNSLYGLQSTDEGRLVIFGGGYPLFDEDGEVVGAFGVSGGAVEQDMEVAEAGVAHWETVRGDEEPPEVAH, encoded by the coding sequence ATGGTTCAATCCGTCACACTCGACACGGCAAAGGAATTGATCGACGCGGCGGAGCGGAAGGCCGAGGAGATCGACAACCCGATGGTCATCGCGGTGACGAACAGCGAGGGGAACCTCGTCGCACAGCGCCGGATGGACGGCGCGTGGCTCGCGTCCGTCTCGATCTCGCGAAACAAGGCGTACACCTCCGCAGCGCTCGACATGCCGACACACGAACTCGCCGAACCCTCCGAGCCCGGTAACTCCCTGTACGGACTCCAGTCGACCGACGAAGGTCGACTGGTAATCTTCGGCGGGGGGTATCCGCTGTTCGACGAGGACGGGGAGGTAGTCGGTGCGTTCGGCGTCTCCGGTGGTGCGGTCGAACAGGACATGGAGGTCGCGGAAGCGGGCGTCGCTCACTGGGAGACGGTTCGCGGTGACGAGGAACCGCCCGAGGTGGCTCACTGA
- a CDS encoding SLC13 family permease: MLVVFALILLALVLFATERFPIDVTAILIMVLLMVLEPWTQISPREGISGFANPATITVLAMLILSTGINRTGLVQLIGRKMSAFAGTDRRKQLAATIGVTGPVSGFINNTPVVAILVPVIADLAHEGKTSPSKLLMPLSFASMLGGTLTLIGTSTNILASDIAAQLGAESPGLGLHAFGMFEFTKLGIIVFAVGALYLMTIGVRLLPERIPADEDLVEEYALQEYLADVVVPANSPLIGQTVREALGDDDLDIDVLQLIRYGEQFNEPLARKEIHENDTLRLRTNRETLEYIMDAEGLTLSGGPRTEDDLHPEEEEPVLVEVVIPSGSFLVGETLASSSFRQRYDANVLAFRTRGDVVRDQFEEIRIRVGDTLLVQAPPDSLTRLVENEDFIVAHEFDEVSYRSEKIPFAVGIIAGVVALPALNIFPIVVSALAGVVAMIFTGVLKPTELYSSVEWNVIFLLAGVIPLGIALQQTGAAALLGDAVASTAVFLPPIGVLWVFYLATGLLTSVISNNASVVLMIPVAANAAQSIGANAFAFVLAVTFAASTAFMTPVGYQTNLFVYGPGGYTFSDFLRVGAPLQFLLSIVTVLGIAFFWGVRV; encoded by the coding sequence ATGCTGGTCGTCTTTGCCCTCATTCTCCTCGCTCTCGTTCTGTTTGCGACCGAACGGTTCCCAATCGACGTCACCGCCATCTTGATCATGGTTCTGTTGATGGTGCTCGAACCATGGACACAGATTTCCCCGCGGGAGGGAATCTCGGGGTTCGCGAACCCGGCGACGATAACGGTCCTGGCGATGCTCATTCTGAGCACGGGTATCAACCGAACCGGCCTCGTCCAGTTGATCGGCCGGAAGATGAGTGCCTTCGCCGGGACCGACCGACGTAAGCAACTCGCCGCGACGATCGGGGTCACTGGCCCAGTTTCGGGATTCATCAACAACACGCCGGTCGTCGCGATTCTGGTCCCCGTCATCGCCGATCTCGCACACGAAGGGAAGACCTCGCCCTCGAAGCTCCTGATGCCGCTGTCGTTCGCGTCGATGCTCGGGGGAACGCTCACACTCATCGGAACGTCGACGAACATCCTCGCGAGCGACATCGCGGCCCAACTCGGTGCGGAGTCGCCCGGGCTCGGATTACACGCGTTCGGAATGTTCGAGTTCACCAAACTCGGCATCATTGTCTTCGCCGTCGGAGCCCTCTATCTCATGACGATCGGCGTTCGACTCCTTCCCGAACGAATCCCGGCTGACGAGGACCTCGTCGAGGAGTACGCGCTCCAGGAATACCTCGCGGATGTCGTCGTCCCAGCGAACTCACCACTGATCGGCCAGACGGTCCGGGAGGCGCTCGGCGACGACGACCTCGATATCGACGTGTTACAGCTGATTCGCTACGGCGAGCAGTTCAACGAACCGCTCGCTCGAAAGGAGATCCACGAAAACGATACGCTCCGACTCAGGACGAACCGAGAGACGCTCGAGTACATCATGGATGCGGAAGGACTCACACTATCGGGAGGTCCGCGAACCGAGGACGACCTGCATCCGGAGGAGGAAGAACCGGTGCTCGTCGAAGTCGTCATCCCGTCTGGATCGTTTCTCGTTGGCGAGACGCTGGCGAGTTCGTCGTTTCGACAGCGCTACGACGCGAACGTGCTCGCCTTTCGCACCCGTGGAGACGTCGTCCGGGATCAGTTCGAGGAGATCCGTATTCGCGTCGGCGACACGCTCTTAGTCCAAGCGCCGCCCGACAGCCTCACACGACTCGTCGAGAACGAGGATTTCATCGTCGCCCACGAGTTCGACGAGGTGAGCTACCGGAGCGAGAAGATTCCGTTCGCGGTCGGCATCATCGCCGGCGTGGTCGCACTGCCGGCGTTGAACATCTTCCCGATCGTCGTCTCGGCACTCGCCGGCGTCGTGGCGATGATCTTCACCGGCGTCCTCAAGCCGACGGAACTTTACTCGTCCGTCGAGTGGAACGTGATCTTCCTCCTCGCCGGCGTCATCCCGCTCGGTATCGCCCTGCAGCAGACGGGCGCTGCGGCGCTGCTCGGCGACGCCGTCGCCTCGACGGCGGTGTTCCTGCCACCGATCGGCGTGCTGTGGGTCTTCTACCTCGCGACCGGGCTGTTGACGAGCGTCATCAGCAACAACGCGAGCGTCGTGTTGATGATTCCGGTGGCTGCCAACGCCGCCCAGTCGATTGGGGCGAACGCGTTCGCGTTCGTCCTGGCGGTCACGTTCGCCGCCTCGACGGCGTTCATGACGCCGGTGGGGTACCAGACCAATCTCTTCGTCTACGGACCCGGTGGGTACACGTTTTCTGACTTCCTTCGGGTCGGCGCGCCGTTACAGTTCCTCCTCTCGATCGTCACCGTCCTCGGAATCGCGTTCTTCTGGGGGGTCCGTGTATGA
- a CDS encoding YegP family protein, with product MAQSSAELSLTSIYENRIGTVTSTNEVLGYWSFLVGVSLGLLGLVTYFATDAATTGRGIGYAVAALAPAFLMTGAVLRFPLRRMATYLVGVGAAITLLAVAWFVLIFPSGWSTSTGHTGVILTYITGLGIIGIAGSVVPLATDPQKAAAELAGAAAEADAADANRDANERHEKAEAAAAERESELRSELSELKRENAKLRASRADDANQDATEQHEKAEAAAAERESALRSELSELKHENAELRASKADEVDLERTITDLERGITDTEAERVDLAAEIQALRTSQAQFELYEDTAGEHRWRLRHRNGNLIADSGEGYTQRHNAQKGMQSVRRNALGATTLFIESEAELPETTEGLVIPAETESQAEFELYEDTAGEYRWRLRHENGNIIAGCGEGYASRNGAKTAIERVRRYVGPADYLHPDPTAIEVYRDVAGGWRWRLVHRNGNVLASSGEGYASRSGVRRVIDSLREDIGDAEIEVYEDESGGFRWRLAGGDTRIKADSSGYESHDGATDAVERLRRFLPEADLIDIGRAAFEVYEDTAGEYRWRLRHRNGNILADGREGYSDRSGAWRGIESVKRNAPNAGLTS from the coding sequence ATGGCACAATCCTCAGCAGAGCTGTCGCTGACGTCGATTTACGAAAACCGCATCGGAACGGTGACGAGCACGAACGAGGTTCTCGGCTACTGGTCGTTCTTGGTCGGCGTTAGCCTCGGCCTGCTCGGACTCGTCACCTACTTCGCGACTGATGCAGCGACGACCGGACGTGGCATTGGCTATGCTGTGGCTGCACTGGCACCAGCGTTTCTCATGACCGGAGCCGTCCTCCGGTTCCCGCTTCGCAGGATGGCGACGTATCTCGTCGGCGTGGGTGCAGCCATCACGCTCTTGGCAGTGGCTTGGTTCGTGTTGATCTTCCCGAGCGGCTGGTCGACATCTACTGGACATACCGGTGTGATTCTCACCTACATCACCGGGCTGGGAATCATCGGCATCGCCGGCAGCGTCGTTCCCCTCGCGACGGACCCACAGAAAGCCGCGGCCGAACTGGCGGGCGCCGCAGCCGAAGCAGACGCTGCTGACGCAAACCGGGATGCGAACGAACGGCACGAGAAGGCGGAAGCCGCCGCTGCCGAACGCGAGTCGGAGCTTCGTTCCGAACTAAGTGAACTGAAACGCGAAAACGCCAAATTGCGAGCAAGTAGGGCTGATGACGCAAACCAGGATGCGACCGAACAACACGAGAAGGCGGAAGCCGCCGCTGCCGAACGCGAGTCGGCGCTTCGTTCCGAACTAAGTGAACTGAAACACGAAAACGCCGAATTACGAGCAAGTAAGGCCGACGAAGTCGATCTCGAACGAACGATAACCGACCTCGAGAGGGGAATCACCGATACCGAGGCCGAGAGAGTCGATCTCGCGGCGGAGATCCAAGCGCTCCGGACGAGTCAGGCACAGTTCGAACTCTACGAGGACACTGCGGGCGAGCACCGCTGGCGGCTCCGCCACCGGAATGGCAATCTCATCGCCGACAGCGGAGAAGGCTACACCCAGCGGCACAACGCTCAGAAGGGGATGCAGAGCGTTCGTCGGAACGCCCTCGGTGCAACCACCCTCTTCATCGAAAGCGAAGCGGAACTCCCGGAAACAACCGAGGGGCTCGTGATCCCTGCTGAGACGGAGAGTCAGGCGGAGTTCGAACTCTACGAGGACACTGCGGGCGAGTACCGCTGGCGACTCCGCCACGAGAACGGCAACATCATCGCCGGGTGCGGCGAAGGGTACGCCTCCCGAAACGGCGCGAAAACTGCGATCGAACGTGTCCGGCGGTATGTTGGGCCTGCAGACTATCTGCACCCGGATCCGACCGCGATCGAAGTCTACCGCGATGTCGCAGGCGGGTGGCGATGGCGGCTCGTTCACCGCAACGGCAACGTCCTGGCGAGCAGTGGGGAAGGGTATGCGAGCCGGTCTGGTGTCCGTCGCGTGATTGACAGCCTCCGCGAGGACATCGGCGACGCGGAGATCGAAGTGTACGAGGACGAAAGCGGTGGATTCCGTTGGCGACTGGCGGGCGGAGACACCCGGATTAAGGCCGACAGCAGTGGCTACGAATCTCACGACGGAGCCACAGACGCCGTCGAACGTCTCCGGAGGTTCCTGCCCGAAGCCGACCTGATCGATATCGGACGGGCCGCCTTCGAAGTGTACGAGGACACTGCGGGCGAGTACCGGTGGCGACTCCGCCACCGGAACGGGAACATCCTCGCGGACGGCCGCGAAGGCTACTCCGACCGGAGCGGTGCGTGGCGTGGAATCGAGAGCGTCAAGCGGAACGCCCCCAATGCGGGACTGACCTCGTAA
- a CDS encoding DUF7501 family protein, producing the protein MAELVDVELELESLTFPATGRYRCRHRRRSRRINRSDDSHPPRDSTEWDNPDCCPFCGTASRDAGAGFVEHVETADTCRERFEAWLETISGDMGSTWTG; encoded by the coding sequence GTGGCAGAACTCGTCGATGTCGAGTTGGAACTGGAATCACTGACGTTTCCAGCGACCGGACGATATCGTTGCCGCCATCGTCGTCGATCACGTCGAATAAATCGATCGGACGACTCACATCCACCACGGGATTCCACCGAGTGGGATAACCCGGATTGCTGCCCGTTCTGTGGAACAGCCTCGCGAGACGCTGGAGCGGGATTCGTGGAACACGTCGAGACAGCCGATACGTGTCGGGAACGGTTCGAGGCGTGGCTGGAGACCATCAGCGGCGATATGGGGAGTACGTGGACGGGGTGA
- a CDS encoding TrmB family transcriptional regulator, whose protein sequence is MNTDPTQDPQSAAVEQLEQFGLSSYAARTFVALAGLGTGTARDVSQVSEVPRTRVYDAIDELHDRGLVDVQQSSPKEFWAISAETASRSFEHELQHRTDILQTALTELEPVERRDTQRGVWTVDGQTAVTERILEFFDSADEEIVYMTVEELLTDDLIDALGDAAERGISIKLGGVSAEVQERIQDEIPSATMFESLWAWSDTPAGRIMMIDGQKTLVSALVNGVDESQSDPRSETAIWGEGETNSLVAVLKAIFTWRLDTVDSDS, encoded by the coding sequence ATGAACACCGACCCCACCCAAGACCCACAGTCCGCTGCCGTCGAGCAACTCGAACAGTTCGGATTGAGTTCGTACGCCGCGCGGACGTTCGTGGCGCTCGCCGGCCTCGGCACCGGGACAGCCAGAGATGTCAGTCAGGTATCGGAGGTTCCCCGAACCCGCGTCTACGATGCCATCGACGAACTGCACGACCGGGGACTCGTCGATGTCCAGCAATCCTCCCCCAAGGAATTCTGGGCGATCTCCGCCGAGACCGCGAGTCGATCCTTCGAACACGAACTCCAACACCGTACGGATATCCTCCAGACCGCACTGACCGAACTGGAACCCGTCGAGCGGCGAGATACGCAGCGCGGTGTCTGGACAGTCGACGGCCAGACAGCAGTCACGGAACGGATCTTGGAGTTTTTCGATAGTGCAGACGAGGAGATCGTCTACATGACTGTCGAAGAGTTACTCACCGACGACCTGATCGACGCGCTGGGCGACGCCGCAGAACGCGGTATTTCGATCAAACTCGGCGGCGTTTCGGCGGAGGTACAGGAGCGGATCCAAGACGAAATTCCCAGTGCGACGATGTTCGAGTCGCTGTGGGCCTGGTCGGATACTCCGGCTGGCCGGATCATGATGATCGACGGACAGAAAACACTCGTGAGCGCGCTCGTCAACGGTGTGGACGAGAGTCAGTCCGACCCACGCTCGGAGACCGCCATCTGGGGCGAAGGCGAGACCAACAGCCTCGTCGCTGTTCTGAAAGCGATTTTCACGTGGCGGCTCGACACCGTCGACTCGGACTCGTAA
- a CDS encoding TrmB family transcriptional regulator, with translation MNVSENMEEAIEVLQQLGLKEYEARCFVGLSRLETGTAKKLSEMTEVPRTRVYDAIRVLEAQGLAEIQHSSPQQFRAVPLDEATETLRDQYEARVERLHDALETVTIIEEEDEEPVQQVWAMSGNGGIENRTEQLIETATEEIVLVVGDESLLTEDLVARLNEVGNDVELLIGALSESLQEQIQTAVPNATTFISGLEWLHGENATEDETAIGRLLLVDRSTILVSSIMPKTKEEQAIFGEGFGNGLVVIARRLMAQGLLTRRDPTS, from the coding sequence ATGAACGTATCCGAAAACATGGAAGAGGCGATAGAAGTACTGCAGCAACTCGGGTTGAAGGAGTACGAGGCACGGTGTTTCGTGGGACTGTCACGGTTAGAGACGGGGACGGCGAAGAAACTCAGCGAGATGACCGAAGTGCCGCGGACGCGAGTGTACGACGCGATCCGGGTGCTGGAAGCACAGGGCTTGGCCGAAATCCAGCATTCGAGCCCACAGCAGTTTCGCGCGGTTCCACTGGACGAAGCGACCGAGACGCTCCGCGACCAGTACGAGGCCCGCGTCGAACGGCTTCACGACGCCCTCGAGACGGTCACCATCATCGAGGAGGAAGACGAGGAGCCGGTCCAGCAAGTGTGGGCAATGTCCGGGAACGGCGGGATCGAAAACCGGACAGAGCAACTCATCGAGACGGCTACCGAGGAGATCGTACTCGTCGTCGGCGACGAGTCGCTGTTGACGGAGGACCTCGTCGCCAGGCTCAACGAGGTTGGGAACGACGTCGAGTTGCTCATCGGTGCCTTGAGTGAATCACTACAAGAACAGATTCAAACGGCCGTTCCGAACGCCACGACGTTCATCTCGGGCCTCGAGTGGTTACACGGCGAGAACGCCACCGAAGACGAGACCGCAATCGGTCGCCTGCTACTGGTCGACCGCTCGACGATCCTCGTGAGTTCCATCATGCCGAAGACGAAAGAGGAACAGGCGATCTTCGGCGAAGGCTTCGGGAACGGTCTCGTCGTGATCGCCCGCCGACTCATGGCACAGGGGCTCTTGACCCGGCGTGATCCCACCTCGTGA
- a CDS encoding HalOD1 output domain-containing protein, producing MEYEIEADESASTAVVRAVSAVEGVDQRSLRPLAEVLDPDALDALFGSRGDGTPRPGGRLTFVYSKCWVTVENGEYLTLRPIDPRIHNRRPDSIDSDIR from the coding sequence ATGGAGTACGAGATCGAGGCAGACGAATCGGCAAGCACAGCCGTGGTGCGTGCCGTGAGCGCCGTCGAAGGTGTTGATCAACGGTCGCTTCGGCCGCTCGCGGAAGTCCTCGATCCGGATGCGTTGGATGCCCTGTTCGGTTCGCGCGGTGACGGCACCCCCCGGCCAGGTGGCCGCCTCACGTTCGTCTACAGCAAGTGCTGGGTCACGGTCGAGAACGGCGAGTACCTCACGCTACGCCCGATTGATCCTCGAATCCACAACAGACGGCCGGACTCCATCGATAGTGACATCCGGTGA
- a CDS encoding DUF7563 family protein yields MPECDNCDSFVTERYVRVFAPTHLDTVRVCPRCEDLVRDGNETRMARSTR; encoded by the coding sequence ATGCCCGAGTGCGACAACTGTGATTCCTTCGTGACCGAGCGGTACGTTCGTGTGTTTGCACCGACACATCTCGACACCGTGCGAGTGTGTCCGAGATGTGAGGATTTGGTTCGGGACGGCAACGAGACGCGCATGGCGCGCTCGACGCGGTAG
- a CDS encoding DUF7539 family protein, whose protein sequence is MAEFPDERQLILQARSQLDQWTKSSRREAYAELFDGDDPVLSPEEVQLLDAFDSELEREGGDGVWGTDQYGIHTAGSSSSDTALGVVCVYHPQITRDSVLRGADDLDDETEERLNAALWQYSERVATLIEAKLDEFVRQTQG, encoded by the coding sequence ATGGCCGAGTTTCCGGACGAACGACAGCTCATCCTCCAAGCCCGCTCTCAGTTGGACCAGTGGACGAAGAGTTCCCGGAGAGAGGCGTACGCTGAACTGTTCGACGGCGACGATCCTGTGCTCTCCCCCGAAGAGGTGCAACTCCTCGATGCGTTCGACTCCGAACTGGAGCGAGAGGGCGGCGACGGTGTCTGGGGGACCGATCAGTACGGCATCCACACGGCGGGGAGTTCGAGTTCGGATACCGCACTCGGTGTCGTCTGTGTCTATCATCCACAGATCACCAGGGATTCCGTCCTCCGCGGCGCCGACGACCTCGACGACGAGACCGAAGAGCGACTCAACGCGGCACTCTGGCAATACAGCGAGCGTGTCGCGACACTCATCGAAGCAAAGCTCGACGAGTTCGTCCGTCAAACGCAGGGGTAG